Within Microbacterium oryzae, the genomic segment GCGCGCGCGTCACGAGCCACTCGTGGGTGTCGTCCGACCCCTGCTCGAGCACCTCGGGGACGCGCACCCAGGCAGCGGCCCAGGCGAGGCGCTCGGACTCCGCCGCCATCGACGTCTCGAGATCGAGCGGGCCCCACTTGATGTAGCGCCCGTCGTCCGTGCGGAACGTGAGGCCGCCGAGGCCGTTCCGCCATGCCGGGGTCAGCCGGGCAGCGCCCGCGAGCTCGCGGACGCGCGCGGGCACCGGGACGTCGTCCGCGGGGATGCTCATGCTCCCATCCTGCCCGCCGGCACCAGCACCTTCGCAGGGCCGCCCCGTACCCTGGAGGGCATGAGCGAGCGCCCCGACATCACGACGACACGCCCGAAGAACACCGGCGTGCGCCAGGTGCGCCCGCGCACCGAGGGATGGCAGCAGCAGAAGGACGACACCGGACGCCCGCTGCTGCAGTTCGCGAGCCCGAAGCGCGGCAAGCCGCCCGTGCACCTCGCCGACCTCACTCCCGAGGAGCGCGTGGCGAAGGTGAAGGAGCTGGGGCTCCCCGGCTTCCGCGCCAAGCAGCTCGCCAAGCACTACTTCACGCACCACACGAGCGACCCCGCCGACATGACGGACCTCCCCGCGGAGAGCCGCGAGGAGCTGGTCGCCGGCATGCTCCCGCCGCTCCTCACCGAGGTGCGTCGCCTGCAGACCGACGGCGGCGACACGATCAAGTTCCTGTGGCGTCTGCACGACGGCGCGCTCGTGGAGTCGGTGCTCATGCGCTACCCCGGCCGCATCACGCTCTGCGTCTCGTCGCAGGCCGGCTGCGGCATGAACTGCCCCTTCTGCGCCACCGGCCAGGCGGGCCTCACGCGCAACATGTCGGCGGCGGAGATCGTCGACCAGATCGTGCGCGCCAACCAGGTCATCGCCTCGGGCGAGCTCGGCGGCAAGAAGTCCGACGACCACAGCGCCGAGCGCGTCTCCAACATCGTCTTCATGGGCATGGGCGAGCCGCTGGCCAACTACAGCCGCGTCATGCAGGCCGTCCGCGTCATGGTCGACAAGAAGGACGGCCTCGGCATGAGCGCGCGCGGGATCACGGTGTCGACCGTCGGCCTCGTCCCGGCCATCCGCAAGCTCGCGGCCGAGGAGATCCCCGTCACGTTCGCGCTGTCCCTCCACGCGCCCGACGACGAGCTGCGCGACGAGCTCATCCCGGTGAACTCGCGCTGGAAGGTCGACGAGGCCCTCGACGCCGCCCGCGCATACTTCGACGCGACCGGCCGCCGCGTCTCGATCGAGTACGCGCTCATCCGCGATATGAACGACCACCCGTGGCGCGCGGACCTCCTCGCCGACAAGCTCAACGCGCGCGGCCGCGGCTGGGTGCACGTGAACCCGATCCCGCTGAACCCGACCCCGGGCTCCGTGTGGGACGCGTCGGAGCGCTCGGCGCAGCTGGAGTTCGTCCGCCGCCTCAACGACGCGGGCATCCCGACGACCATCCGCGACACCCGCGGCAAGGAGATCGACGGCGCCTGCGGGCAGCTCGTCGCCACCGAGGACGACGAGGCCGAGGCCGCCGCCACGAGCTGACGCGGGCCGGATGGCCCGGCCGGCTGCCGTGCCTGCCGGTTCAGCAAGCGTTTCCTCGCGACGGGCCGCGGTGTCACCGGCGGCCGCTAGCGTAGGGGGATGGTCAACTATCGCTATCTCGGCAACAGCGGTTTCAAGGTCTCGGAGATCACCTACGGCAACTGGGTGACGCACGCCTCGCAGGTCGAGAACGACGCGGCGATCGCGACGGTGCACGCGGCACTGGACGCGGGCATCACGACGTTCGACACTGCCGACACGTACGCCAACACCGCCGCCGAGGAGGTGCTCGCCGAGGCGCTGAAGGGCCAGCGCCGCGAGAGCCTCGAGATCTTCACGAAGGTCTACTTCCCGATCGGTCCGAAGGGCCCCAACGACACCGGCCTCAGCCGCAAGCACATCTTCGACGGCATCCACGGGTCGCTGCGTCGCCTGAACGTCGACTACGTCGACCTCTACCAGGCGCACCGCTACGACTACGAGACGCCCCTCGAGGAGACGATGCAGGCGTTCGCCGACGTCGTGCGCCAGGGCAAGGCGCTCTACATCGGCGTCTCGGAGTGGACCGCGGAGCAGCTGCGCGAGGGTCACGCTCTCGCCAAGCAGCTCGGCGTCCAGCTCGTCTCGAACCAGCCGCAGTACTCCATGCTGCACCGCGTCATCGAGGGCAAGGTCGTGCCGGCGTCCGAGGAGCTCGGCATCTCGCAGATCGTCTGGTCGCCCATGGCGCAGGGCGTGCTGAGCGGCAAGTACCTGCCCGGGCAGCCCGTGCCCCAGGGCAGCCGCGCGACGGACGAGAAGAGCGGCGCGGAGTTCATCCAGCGCTTCCTCACCGACGACGTCCTCACCGCCGTGCAGAACCTCAAGCCCATCGCCGCCGACCTCGGCCTGTCGATGCCGCAGCTCGCGATCGCGTGGGTGCTGCAGAACAAGAACGTGGCCGCCGCGCTCGTGGGCGCCTCGCGCCCGGAGCAGCTCGCCGACACCGTGAAGGCGTCGGGCGTCGTGCTCGAGGCCGACGTCCTCGCCGCGATCGACCGCGCCCTCGCGGGCGTCGTGAACGACGACGCCGAGGACACGTACGGGGTCTCGCCGAAGTCGCGCCTGGTCTGAGCGCCTCGTGACGGATGGCCCGCGACCGACGGTCGCGGGCCATCCGTCTGCGTTGTGTTTCACCCGGTTTCCGGAAGGGGCGACCCGGTTGGCATGATCGTCTGGTGACGTCCCCTCGCCCCCGCACGCCGTGGCCGCGTGCGCTCGCCCTCCTGCTGGGCGCGGCCGGGCTCCTCATCCTCGCGTTCGTCGGCGTCTGCGCCGTCCGCTGGCTGGCGAGCTTCGGCGTCGTCGCCGACCTCGTCCGCGCGTACCCCGGCGCATCGACGCTTCCCGACTTCGTGACCACGGGCATCCCCGCGTTCGTGTCGTGGACGCATTTCCTCAACGCGTTCTTCCTCGTCCTCGTCGTCCGCTCCGCGCTGCGCGTGCGGAATGAGAAGGTCGCCGGCGGGCTGTGGTCGTCGAAGCGCGTGAAGAAGCGCCGGATGAGCCTGGCGCTCTGGGCCCACATCGCGGTCGATGTGCTGTGGCTCGTGAACGGGCTCGTCTTCGTCGTGCTGCTGTTCGCGTCCGGGCACTGGGCGCGCATCGTGCCGACGAGCTGGGACGTCATCCCGAACGCGCTGTCGGCGCTCGTGCAGTACGCCTCCTTCGACTGGCCGACGCACGACGGGTGGACGAACTACAACGCGCTGCAGCAGCTGAGCTACTTCGCGATCGTGTTCCTCGCGGCTCCCATCGCGGCCATCACGGGGTTCCGGCTCAGCGCGTTCTGGCCGCGGCAGAGCGAGCGGCTGAGCCGTGCGTTCCCCGAGCGCATCGCCAAGGCGCTGCACTGGCCGACGATGCTGTTCTTCGTGGCCTTCGTCATCGTGCACGTCGGCCTCGTGCTCACGACCGGCGCGCGCCGCAACCTCAACACGATCTATGCGGGCGACCACAGCGACGGATGGCTCGGGTTCGGCCTCTTCGCGCTGTCGGTCGTCGTGCTCGTGGCGGCGTGGTTCGCGATCCGCAACGACCGCTGGATCGCGGCCGTCGCGCGCCGCTTCGGCGACGTGCGCCTGCGCAAGTAGTGCGCGGAGCGGCGGCCGCGGCCCGGGGGCGCGCCGGACGGGCCCCCGCGGGACGGGCCCCCGCGGGACTAGCGCCCGGTGCGCTAGGACTAGCGCTCGGAGCACTAGCCCTAGCGTTGGGCGTCGAGGCTAGTGCTCCGAGCGCTGGTCTCGACGACGAACGCTAGTCTCGCGGTCCGCAGAGCCCCAGTGCTCGCCCCCTACAGCCGCGCGAGCGTCTGCACGTCGTCGCCGAACTCCCGCGCGGTCGCCTCGGACACCGTCGCGCGCGTGGCACCCAGCGCAGCCAGGTAGTCCTCGGTGTGCAGCGACGCGTCGGCGGTGTCGCCGTCGCGAAGCGCGCGGGCGAGCGCCTCCTGCGATGCCCGACGTGCGGCGTACTCGATGTCGGCCGGCGTCAGCCCGTCGCTCGCCGCCACCAGCGCGTCGAAGTCGAGCCCCGCGACGACCTGCTCCGGCACGTACCGGTGCCAGATCGCGCAGCGCGCCTCGTCGTCGGGGAGCCCGATCGGGATGACGTAGTCGAAGCGCCCGTGCCGGAGGAACGCCGCGTCCAGCGCCCGCACGAAGTTCGTCGCGCAGATGAGCAGCCGCCCCTCCCGCTCGCGGAACTCCGCCACGAGCTTCAGCAGCTCGTTCGTCACGCCCTGCATCGGCGACGGCGGCTCGCCGCCTCGACGCGCGGCGATCTCCTCCACCTCGTCGATGAACACCACGGCGTGCTCGAGCTCACCGATCACCTCGAACGTCTGCCGCAGCGCGGCCGCGAGTCCACCGGGCTCACCCGACAGGCGCGACGGGAACAGCTCGACGAAGGGCCAGTCGAGCCGCGACGCGACAGCCTTCGCGAACGTCGTCTTGCCCGTGCCGGGTGGCCCGAACAGCATGACCGCGCGCGGCGGCACCACGCCGAAGCGGTCGGCGAGGTCCGGACGCGACAGCGGCACGACGAGCCGCTCCTCGAGGAGGTCCTTCTCCAGCTGCATGCCGCTGACGGCATCCCACAGATGCCGCGGGAGGATGCGTCCGCCGACGTCCTTGAGGAGGTCGAGCTCACGCCGCTGCACCGGCATCTGCCGCTCGAGATACCGCAGCTGGGTGCGCGGCTCGAAGCCGTTGGCGGTGAGCCCGTCGAGGGCCCCGGCCTTGTCGGCGACGAGGATCGACAGCTTCCCCAGGCCGATCGGGGCCATCCGCCGCTCGAGCGCGTCGAGGAGGCTGGCCTCCACACGGTCGTCGCGCTCGTGCGGAGCGACAGCGAAGAACACCACCCACCCCTGTGCGTGGGCGGCGCGGCCCACCGCCGCCCCGACGACGCGGTCGTCACGCACGGCGACGACGGCATGGTCGGCCTGGCAGGAGGCGATCACCTCCGACAGGGCGTAGACGGGCGAGGCGTCGTCCTGGGCGGACTCCTCCCACAGGCGGACGATGCCGTCGAGGTCGTCGTCGTGGAAGTCGCGGATGCGGGTACGGCTCATGATGCCTCCTGGCGGCAGCGGTCGCTCGGGGAAGAGCGGCGGAGAGGTGCCGGCAGGGGTCGTGCCGTTCGGTGCGGTCCCGGGTGCGGGAATCGTTCCGCACAGGATAGCGGATGCTACGCCGCGCGCTCGCCGCGCTCCCGCAGCGTCGATCGGATGGCCTGGGCGACGGCCCGACCGGCCCGGTTCGCGCCGACGGTCGAGGCGGATGGCCCGTACCCGACGAGGAAGAGGCGCGGCTCGTCGAGCGCGCGGCTGCGGGACGCGCGGATGCCGCCCTCCGCGGTGCGCAGACCGAGCGGGGCGAGGTGCCGGAGGGCGGGTCGGAAACCCGTCGCCCAGAGGATGGCGTCGGCCGCGATGAAGGTGCCGTCGGCCATCCGCACGCCCTCCTCCTCGATCGAGGCGAACATCGGGTGCCGCACGAGCACGCCGCGCTCGCGGGCGGCGATCGCCCACGGTGTCCAGTGCATGCCGGTGACGGAGATCACGCTCGCGGGCGGGAGGCCCCGGCGGATGCGCTCCTCGACGCCCGCGACGGCGGCGATGCGGGCGGGCTCGTCGAAGGCCTCGTCCGTCCACTGCGGCTCGCGGCGGGTCATCCACACCGTCTGGGCGACGTGCGAGATCTCCTCGAGCAGCTGCACAGCCGAGATGCCGGCGCCGACGACGATGACCCGCTTCCCGGCGAACTCGTCCGCGGAGACGTAGTCCGCGACGTGCAGCTGCTGACCACGGAATCGCTCCTGACCCGGATAGTGCGGGACGAACGGGCTCGTCCACGTGCCTGTCGCGTTGACGACGAACCGCGCGGACCAGCCGCCGGCGTCGGTCTCGACGAGGAGGCGGCCATCCGGGGCGTCATCCTCACGACGCACTGCGCGCACCCGGACGGGTCGTCGCACACGCAGGTCGAACATCCGCTCGTACTCGGCGAAGTAGGCGGGCAGGATGTCCCGGCTCGCGCTCTCGGGGTCGGCGGGCGGCACCGGATGGCCGGGGAGCTCGTGGATGCCGTTGACCGTGGCCATCCGGAGCGACGCCCAGCGGTGCTGCCACGCGCCGCCCGGTGCGGCATCCCCGTCGAGGACCACGAAGGTCTCGGCCCCGCCGGCGTCGACGGGCGCGAGCCCGATGCGGCGCAGGTGGTACGCCGCCGAGAGTCCGGCCTGCCCCGCTCCGATGACGATGACGTCGACGGGACGCGGAGTGCTCATGCCCGGTGCAACAGGTCGGGGGTGATGGGAATTCCGGAGAATCAGCTCAGCTCGCTCGCCCAGGGCAGATCCGCGCCGGAGCGCGAGACCGTGATCGAGGCAGCCGTCAGGGCGCGATCGAGGACCTGCTCGAGCGCTGTGCCGTCCGGCCCTTCGAGGAGGGACGGGTCTGCGGCGACGGCCGCCACGAGCACGGTCATGAACGTGTCTCCCGCCCCGATCGTGTCGGCGACCGCGACGGGCTTCGACGGCTGGAAGATGCGGTGATCGCGGGTGGCGATGACCGCGCCCCGGCTTCCGCGGGTGACAGCGGCGACGCGCGCACCCGCGTCGAGGACGGTGTCGAGGACCTCGTTCTCCGCTGCTCCGGGGAAGAGCCAGGCGGCGTCCTCATCGCTCATCTTCACCAGGTCCGAAACAGCGATGCGTCGGAGGATGAGCCGCCGTGCTCTGTCCTCGTCATCGATGAGGGAGACGCGGATGTTCGGATCGAAGGTGATCGCGCCTCCGGCCGCTCGGGCGTCGTCGAGCATCCGCCCGACGACGGCGGCGCCGGGTGCGAGCCAGGATCCGAGCGAGCCGGTGTGGACCACCGAGTATCCGTCGACCGGAAGCGGCGCGGGATCCCACTCGATCGCGAAGTCGTAGACCGCGTCGCCATCGGCGGAGATGTCGGCCGTCGCGGTCGATGTCGAGCGCGCGCCGACGCTTCCGGGGCTCAGCCGGGCGCCGGACGCCTCGATGTGCGCGCGAATGGTGCGGCCCGCCTCGTCGTCTCCGAGAGCGGTGTGCAGGACCGGCGCGAGTCCCAGGCGACCGAGACCCAGGGCCACGTTGGCCGGCGACCCACCCGGCGCCGTGCGGAGCACGCCGTTCTCACGCGCCATGTCGAGCAGCGCCTCTCCGATGATGAGCGTCTTCACGTCATGCTCCTTCCGGTGGGCGAGCCGAGTGGCTCGCTGGGTCAGGTCGAACACGTCGAGAATACGCGTTGACGCGGGTTAGTAAACCGAGTAAGTTAGCTGCAGCACCTCACGAGCAGACATAGGAGTCGACATGGCACGCAAGCGCCCCGCCACGATGGCGGACATCGCGCAGGTGGCCGGCGTCAGTCGCACCACCGTGTCCTTCGTGCTCAATGACCGCACCGATGTGATGATCCCCGCCGCGACCCGCGATCGCGTGCAGAAGGTCGCCGCCGGATTGGGATATCGACGCAATGCCGCGGCGCGAGCCCTGGCTACGCAGAGCAGTGGTCTGCTCGGCCTGGTGACTGAGATCGTCACCTCTCCCTTCGCCGCCGATGTCATCCGCGGTGCGCAGCAGCGCGCGTGGGAGCAGGAGCGCTTCCTGCTCATCGCCCCGAGCGAGGACGAGCACGCCATGGACGCCCTGGCGATCGAGAAGCTCCTGGAGCAGCGCGTGGAGGGAATCCTCCTCGCCGCCGCATGGCACCGCGCGATCAGCGTGCCCGACGCCGCGAAGGACGTCCCCTGCGTCCTCGTGAACTGCTACGACGAGAAGGGCGAGTTCCCCGCTGTCGTGCCCGACGAGGTCACAGGCGGTCGACGGGCAGCCGCCGCCCTCATCGACGCCGGACACGAGCGCATCGGACACATCACCCTCACCCCGGGCATCCCCGCGCAGATCGGGCGACTCGAAGGCTTCCGTGCCGAGCTGCAGGAATCGGGTCTCGGACTCGACGACGATCTCGTCTGCCTCGGCGACGCCACCGCGGAGAGCGGATACCTCGCCGGTCGGGAACTCCTCGAGCGCGCCGACCGGCCGACCGCGATCTTCTGCGGCAACGACCGGATCGCGATGGGCCTCTACGACGCGGCCAAGGATCTCGGACTCTCGATCCCCGGAGACCTCTCGGTCGTCGGTTTCGACGACCAGGAGATCCTCGCGGCGTACCTGCGCCCGAAGCTGACCACTGTCGCCCTTCCCTTCGCGGGGATGGGCGCAGCCGGGGTGAGCATGCTCACCTCGCTGACAGCGGGCAGACCGATTCAGGACGCGCGCGTCCTGATCGACTGCCCGCTGCGCACACGCTCGTCCGTTGGGCCGGTAATCCCGTGACGAGCGACCTCCCGCACCAATGAAGCAATCGGAAGGATCACTTCGATGATATCCACACGCATTCGAGGGCGACGCCTGGCCGGCGTCCTCGTGGCCGCGGCAGCGGCGACGACGCTGCTGCTGAGCGGCTGCACGGCGGGCGACGCGGGCGACGCGGGCGGCGACGCCGCCTCCGGCCCGCTGCTCACGATCCCGCGCGAGGACATGGGCACGTTCAGCCAGAACTTCAACCCGTTCTCGCCCAACGCCGCTCCCATGACGCAGCAGGCGATCTACGAGTCGATGATCATCTACAACCCCGCGGACGGCAGCACGACCCCCTGGCTCGCCGAGTCCTGGGAGGCGTCCGATGACGGGCTGAGCCTCACCTTCCACCTGCGCGACGGTGTGAAGTGGTCGGACGGGGAGCCGTTCAGCGCGAAGGACGTGGCGACGACGTTCGGCCTTCAGCAGAAGATCGTCGAGGGCAGCTTCCCGTACGTCTCGAAGGTCGAGGCGGCGGACGACGCGACCGTCGTCTTCACCTTCTCCGAGCCCTTCTCGCCGGGCCTGTTCGAGGTCGGGCAGCAGGTCATCGTGCCCGATCATATCTGGGCGGACCAGGAGAATCCCGACAAGTTCGAAAACGAGACCCCCGTCGGCACGGGCCCGTACACCGAGGTGTCGAAGTTCCAGGCGCAGTCCTTCGAGCTGCTGCCGAATCCGGAGTACTGGCAGCAGGACAAGCAGAATCTCCCGGGTGTGCGAATGCTGGCTTTCGCGGGAAATGACGGCGCGAACCTCGCCGCGATCAACGGCGACGTCGACTGGGCGCCGCAGTTCATGCCCGACATCCAGAAGACGTACGTCGATCGCGACCCGGAGCACCGCCACTACTGGTTCCCGCCCACCGGGGCCATGATCAACTGGCAGCTCAACACCACGAAGCCGATGTTCGAGGATCCGCAGGTGCGCAAGGCGCTGAGCCTCGCGGTCGACCGGGAGCAGGTCGTGAAGGTCGGCATGTCCGGCTACACTGAACCCGCCGACTGCAGCGGCCTGTCGGGCTCGTACAGCACGTGGAAGGACGAGTCGCTCCTCGGCTCGTGCGACTGGATCGGTCACGACCCCGAGAAGGCGGGCGAGATGCTCGACGAAGCCGGCTTCGAGGCGGGCGCGGACGGCAAGCGCACGACCCCGGACGGCGAGCCGTTCGCATTCAAGATCTCGGTCGGGTCCACCTCGACGGACTGGCTCTCCGTGGCGAACATCATCTCGCAGGACCTGGCGGACATCGGAGTGACGGCCACGGTCGATGCACCGGACTGGGCCGCGGTCACGGCCGCGTACGAGCAGGGCACGTTCGACACCGGCATCGTGTGGAGCGACAACGCTCCGACGCCCTACCAGTACTACCGCTCGCTCATGTCGAGCGAGACGCTGAAGCCGGTCGGAGAGCAGACGTTCTCGAACTACCACCGCTTCAGCGACCCCCAGGCGGATGAGCTGCTCGATCGGTTCTCGGCGGCGTCGGACGAGACCGCGCAGCACGAGATCGTCGATCAGCTGCAGGCGCTGTACAGCGAGGTCGCCCCCGTCGTCCCGCTGTTCCCGGGCCCGGAGTGGGGTGCCTACACCGACACCCGCTTCACGGGGTGGCCGACAGAGGACGACCCCTACGCGACGCTCGCGACGCGCTCTCCCACGACCGTCCTCGTGCTGACCTCCCTGCAGCCCGTCGACTGACAGCAGGGCGTTCGCGCCCCCGTCGGGGCTGGGTAGGACAACCCAGCCCCGACGGGGCGTGCCCTCCTGACGCGAAAGGAACCGTCATGAGATTCATCATGCGTCGGCTGGGGTTCTACCTCGTGGCGTTCTGGCTCTCGATCACCCTCAACTTCCTGCTGCCACGGCTCATGCCGGGCGATCCGGTCTCGAGGATGCTGTCCCGGTCACAGGGGCAGCTGGATCCCTCTCAGATCGACTCCCTGCGTCGGCTCCTCGGCGTGGACGAGCGGCCCTGGTGGCAGCAGTACCCCGAGTATCTGTGGCGCGTGCTCACCGGCGACCTCGGCATCTCGATCTCCCGCTTCCCGACGCCGGTCACCGACGTCATCGGCACTCAGCTGCCGTGGACGCTGCTGCTCGGATTCACCTCGTTGATCCTCGCCGTCATCATCGGCAACCTCCTCGGGATCATCGCCGCCTGGCGACGCGGCAGTTTCCTCGACTCGTTCGTGCCGCCGTTCCTGGTTTTCCTCGGATCCTTCCCGTACTTCTGGCTCGCGATGGGGCTCCTCTACGTCTTCGGCATCGCGCTGGGATGGGCACCGCTCAGCCACGCGTTCTCGGTGGGACTCGAGCCCTCGTTCAGCCCGGTGTTCCTCAGCGACGTCGCGGCCCACCTCGTCCTGCCCGCGCTCTCGATCGTCTTCGTCTCCGTCGGCGGATGGATGCTCGCGATGCGCAACACCATGATCGGCACGAACAGCGAGGACTACATCCTCATGGCGGAGGCGAAGGGGCTGCATCCGTCGCGCATCATGTTCGCCTACTCCGCCCGCAACGCGATGCTGCCGGCGGTGACGAACATCGGCATGAGCATCGGCTTCATCGTCGGCGGTGCGCTGCTGACCGAGGTCGTGTTCGCGTATCCGGGTGTCGGCTACCAGCTGATGGCCGCCGTGCAGGGCCTGGACTACCCGCTCATGCAGGGCATGTTCCTCACGATCACGGGGGCCGTGCTCCTCGCCAACTTCCTCATCGACATCATCTACGTCCGCCTCGACCCGCGCGTGCGGGTGTCCTGAGAGGGGAACACCATGGCAACCACGCAGACCGCGCTCATGGCGACCGCGCCGCGCAACCCCCGTGGCCTCGTCCGACTGCTGCGGAACCTGGGCCGCAACGGGAAGGCGGTGGCCGGCCTGGTCATCATCCTGCTGTTCGTCCTCAGCGCGCTCCTCGCGCCGGTGATCTTCCCCGAGGACCCTTCGCGCATCCTCGACGGCGGCGCGACCCCGCCGAACGGCGAGCATCTGCTCGGCACCACCGCGAAGGGGCAGGACGTGCTCGCCCTCACCCTGTGGGGCTCCCGGGCGTCGCTCTTCGTCGGCTTCACCGCGGGGCTGCTCGCGACGCTGGTCGCGGTGCTCATCGGGCTCGCGGGCGCGTACTTCGGAGGCGTCCTCGATGACCTCCTCAGCCTCGCGACCAATGTCTTCCTGCTGATTCCCGGGCTGCCGCTGCTCGTCATCCTGGCCGCGTTCCTGCCGCCCGGGCTCGGCACCGTGATCGTGGTGCTGACGATCACGGGCTGGGCCGGCGGTGCGCGCATCCTGCGCGCGCAGGGCATGTCGATTCGCGGGAAGGACTACGTCGCGGCGTCGATCGTCAGCGGCGAGCGGCCGCTGCGCATCATGCTGCGCGACATCCTGCCGAACATGGCCTCGATCGTCATGACGACTCTGCTCGGCTGCATCATCGGCTCGATCGGCGCTCAAGCGGGCCTGGAATTCCTCGGCCTCGGAGATTCCAACACCATCTCGTGGGGGACCAACCTCTTTTGGGCGACGAGCGACGGTTCGCTCATGCTCGGCCAGTGGTGGATCTTCGTCCCCTCCGGCTTAGCGATCGCGCTCATCGCCTTCGCGCTGTCGCTGTGCAACTACGCCGTGGATGAGATCACGAACCCGCGATTGCGGAAGCCGCGGCGCGCGGCGAGCGCGAGCGCCCCCACGCTCGTGACCATCGGGGACGCCGGAAGGGAGAGCCGCTCATGAGCGCGCTGCTCGAGATCGAAGACCTCGTCGTCGAATACGTCAGCGACGAGCGGGCCGTCCGAGGTGCGGATCGGGTCAGCGTGTCCATCGCACCCGGGGAGATCCTCGGACTCGCGGGGGAATCCGGATGCGGCAAGTCGACGGTCGCCAACGCGGTGATGCGCCTGCTCAAGGATCCCGCGCGGATCAGCGCGGGAGCCATCCGTTTCGACGGCCAGGACGTGCTCCGCATGAGCGCGCAGCAGCTGCGCGAGTGGCGGTGGCGGGAGACGGCGATGGTGTTCCAGTCCGCCATGAACTCGCTCAACCCCGTGATGCGCATTGGCGACCAGATCATCGACATCTTCACCACGCACGAGAGGATGTCGCGTTCGGCGGCGAGGGCCGAGGCCGTGCGTCTCATGGACCTCGTCCGGATCGATCCGGCGCGTCTGAGCGCGTACCCGCACCAGCTGTCCGGCGGTCAGCGCCAGCGCGTCGTCATCGCGATGGCCTGTGCGCTGCGACCGCGGCTGCTGATCCTCGACGAGCCCACGACGGCTCTCGACGTGGTGGTGCAGCAGGAGATCCTTGCGCAGATCAGGGAGCTGCAGCAGGAGCTCGGCTTCTCGGTGCTGTTCATCACGCACGACATGTCACTCATGCTCGAGCTGTCCGACCGCATCG encodes:
- the rlmN gene encoding 23S rRNA (adenine(2503)-C(2))-methyltransferase RlmN, with protein sequence MSERPDITTTRPKNTGVRQVRPRTEGWQQQKDDTGRPLLQFASPKRGKPPVHLADLTPEERVAKVKELGLPGFRAKQLAKHYFTHHTSDPADMTDLPAESREELVAGMLPPLLTEVRRLQTDGGDTIKFLWRLHDGALVESVLMRYPGRITLCVSSQAGCGMNCPFCATGQAGLTRNMSAAEIVDQIVRANQVIASGELGGKKSDDHSAERVSNIVFMGMGEPLANYSRVMQAVRVMVDKKDGLGMSARGITVSTVGLVPAIRKLAAEEIPVTFALSLHAPDDELRDELIPVNSRWKVDEALDAARAYFDATGRRVSIEYALIRDMNDHPWRADLLADKLNARGRGWVHVNPIPLNPTPGSVWDASERSAQLEFVRRLNDAGIPTTIRDTRGKEIDGACGQLVATEDDEAEAAATS
- a CDS encoding aldo/keto reductase family protein, translated to MVNYRYLGNSGFKVSEITYGNWVTHASQVENDAAIATVHAALDAGITTFDTADTYANTAAEEVLAEALKGQRRESLEIFTKVYFPIGPKGPNDTGLSRKHIFDGIHGSLRRLNVDYVDLYQAHRYDYETPLEETMQAFADVVRQGKALYIGVSEWTAEQLREGHALAKQLGVQLVSNQPQYSMLHRVIEGKVVPASEELGISQIVWSPMAQGVLSGKYLPGQPVPQGSRATDEKSGAEFIQRFLTDDVLTAVQNLKPIAADLGLSMPQLAIAWVLQNKNVAAALVGASRPEQLADTVKASGVVLEADVLAAIDRALAGVVNDDAEDTYGVSPKSRLV
- a CDS encoding cytochrome b/b6 domain-containing protein — its product is MTSPRPRTPWPRALALLLGAAGLLILAFVGVCAVRWLASFGVVADLVRAYPGASTLPDFVTTGIPAFVSWTHFLNAFFLVLVVRSALRVRNEKVAGGLWSSKRVKKRRMSLALWAHIAVDVLWLVNGLVFVVLLFASGHWARIVPTSWDVIPNALSALVQYASFDWPTHDGWTNYNALQQLSYFAIVFLAAPIAAITGFRLSAFWPRQSERLSRAFPERIAKALHWPTMLFFVAFVIVHVGLVLTTGARRNLNTIYAGDHSDGWLGFGLFALSVVVLVAAWFAIRNDRWIAAVARRFGDVRLRK
- a CDS encoding ATP-binding protein — translated: MSRTRIRDFHDDDLDGIVRLWEESAQDDASPVYALSEVIASCQADHAVVAVRDDRVVGAAVGRAAHAQGWVVFFAVAPHERDDRVEASLLDALERRMAPIGLGKLSILVADKAGALDGLTANGFEPRTQLRYLERQMPVQRRELDLLKDVGGRILPRHLWDAVSGMQLEKDLLEERLVVPLSRPDLADRFGVVPPRAVMLFGPPGTGKTTFAKAVASRLDWPFVELFPSRLSGEPGGLAAALRQTFEVIGELEHAVVFIDEVEEIAARRGGEPPSPMQGVTNELLKLVAEFREREGRLLICATNFVRALDAAFLRHGRFDYVIPIGLPDDEARCAIWHRYVPEQVVAGLDFDALVAASDGLTPADIEYAARRASQEALARALRDGDTADASLHTEDYLAALGATRATVSEATAREFGDDVQTLARL
- a CDS encoding NAD(P)-binding domain-containing protein; this translates as MSTPRPVDVIVIGAGQAGLSAAYHLRRIGLAPVDAGGAETFVVLDGDAAPGGAWQHRWASLRMATVNGIHELPGHPVPPADPESASRDILPAYFAEYERMFDLRVRRPVRVRAVRREDDAPDGRLLVETDAGGWSARFVVNATGTWTSPFVPHYPGQERFRGQQLHVADYVSADEFAGKRVIVVGAGISAVQLLEEISHVAQTVWMTRREPQWTDEAFDEPARIAAVAGVEERIRRGLPPASVISVTGMHWTPWAIAARERGVLVRHPMFASIEEEGVRMADGTFIAADAILWATGFRPALRHLAPLGLRTAEGGIRASRSRALDEPRLFLVGYGPSASTVGANRAGRAVAQAIRSTLRERGERAA
- a CDS encoding PfkB family carbohydrate kinase, translating into MKTLIIGEALLDMARENGVLRTAPGGSPANVALGLGRLGLAPVLHTALGDDEAGRTIRAHIEASGARLSPGSVGARSTSTATADISADGDAVYDFAIEWDPAPLPVDGYSVVHTGSLGSWLAPGAAVVGRMLDDARAAGGAITFDPNIRVSLIDDEDRARRLILRRIAVSDLVKMSDEDAAWLFPGAAENEVLDTVLDAGARVAAVTRGSRGAVIATRDHRIFQPSKPVAVADTIGAGDTFMTVLVAAVAADPSLLEGPDGTALEQVLDRALTAASITVSRSGADLPWASELS
- a CDS encoding LacI family DNA-binding transcriptional regulator — protein: MARKRPATMADIAQVAGVSRTTVSFVLNDRTDVMIPAATRDRVQKVAAGLGYRRNAAARALATQSSGLLGLVTEIVTSPFAADVIRGAQQRAWEQERFLLIAPSEDEHAMDALAIEKLLEQRVEGILLAAAWHRAISVPDAAKDVPCVLVNCYDEKGEFPAVVPDEVTGGRRAAAALIDAGHERIGHITLTPGIPAQIGRLEGFRAELQESGLGLDDDLVCLGDATAESGYLAGRELLERADRPTAIFCGNDRIAMGLYDAAKDLGLSIPGDLSVVGFDDQEILAAYLRPKLTTVALPFAGMGAAGVSMLTSLTAGRPIQDARVLIDCPLRTRSSVGPVIP